Proteins encoded by one window of Salvia splendens isolate huo1 chromosome 7, SspV2, whole genome shotgun sequence:
- the LOC121741033 gene encoding protein BIG GRAIN 1-like A produces MRNKRDEDMAIYQRTHSWVDKFSRPHPQSGKCSSSGSSCGGGFFSSLEPKSLPAEKFGNFEDSGINWRGFSDRSDRKSKSESRLAKTKLKALKMYKSVKQPISPSGKVAAFLNSLFAAGNLKKQKIDSPGSSFSRSWHTATTTTPSSSTPSIRFFPASTVILDEDCRLQRQTGNSEDIDSILDAIDEELAMHMKNKEQILGFDIFSDEKREFEDGDDEFDGASCASSDLFELENLSAIGMEELPLYQTTHLPNIMQMD; encoded by the exons ATGAGGAATAAGAGAGACGAAGACATGGCCATTTACCAACGCACCCACTCTTGGGTCGACAAATTCTCCCGCCCTCATCCACAG TCAGGGAAATGTTCGAGCTCCGGTTCCAGCTGCGGCGGAGGTTTCTTCTCCTCCTTGGAACCCAAATCCTTGCCGGCGGAGAAATTCGGAAACTTCGAGGACTCTGGAATCAATTGGCGAGGCTTCAGCGACAGATCGGATCGCAAGTCGAAGAGCGAGAGCAGATTAGCGAAGACAAAACTGAAAGCGCTGAAAATGTACAAGAGCGTGAAGCAGCCGATTTCTCCCTCCGGAAAAGTCGCCGCCTTCTTAAACTCCCTCTTCGCCGCCGGAAACTTAAAGAAACAGAAAATCGACTCGCCGGGGTCGTCATTCTCGCGCTCCTGGCACACGGCCACAACCACAACTCCTTCGTCATCGACGCCGTCGATTAGGTTTTTTCCGGCGAGTACTGTGATTTTGGACGAAGATTGTCGCCTCCAAAGGCAAACAGGCAATAGCGAAGACATAGATTCGATCTTAGATGCCATTGATGAAGAGCTCGCCATGCATATGAAGAACAAGGAACAAATACTGGGGTTCGATATTTTTAGCGATGAAAAACGAGAATTTGAGGACGGGGATGATGAATTTGATGGAGCGAGCTGCGCGAGTTCGGATTTGTTCGAATTGGAAAATCTATCGGCCATTGGAATGGAAGAACTACCGCTTTATCAAACTACTCATCTTCCCAATATTATGCAAATGGACTGA
- the LOC121742371 gene encoding protein Brevis radix-like 2 isoform X2 yields MAVKASGAYRNCKPCAGSSGHSKGPNYLDSDAGSVSERFYGSYRRAGSSESTPRPWGKEMDAKLKALSSGYTTPASVSSISEAFVLMEEDEPKEWVAQVEPGVLITFVSLPQCGNDIKRIRFSREIFNKWQAQRWWSENQDKVIELYNVQKFSRHAVPAPTPPRSEDEISKVESMDDTPETPRPSKERLPHHFCQSLPEQHPLQSHEYNDSGGLNSTPKVSSASAAKIETPSIVASSRSSSSREVDHSGELLASNSSDLETEWVEQDVPGVYITIRILPNGARELKRVRFSREIFGESQARLWWEENRLRIQQQYL; encoded by the exons ATGGCTGTCAAGGCATCAGGTGCATACAGGAACTGCAAGCCCTGTGCAGGTTCATCAGGGCACAGCAAGGGCCCGAATTACTTGGACTCGGATGCAGGCTCAGTGTCAGAGAGGTTCTATGGCTCATACAGAAGAGCTGGCAGTTCAGAGTCCACCCCACGGCCTTGGGGAAAAGAAATGGATGCCAAGTTGAAGGCCCTCTCGAGTGGCTATACCACACCAGCTTCAGTTAGCAGTATAAGCGAGGCGTTTGTTCTTATGGAGGAAGATGAGCCAAAAGAATGGGTTGCACAGGTTGAGCCTGGGGTGCTGATTACATTTGTTTCACTGCCACAGTGTGGAAATGATATTAAGAGGATCAGATTCAG CCGAGAGATATTTAACAAGTGGCAAGCACAGCGCTGGTGGTCGGAGAACCAGGATAAAGTAATAGAATTATACAACGTCCAAAAGTTCAGTCGTCATGCAGTACCAGCACCAACTCCTCCTCGGTCAGAAGATGAG ATTTCAAAAGTTGAATCCATGGATGATACCCCTGAGACACCTCGACCGAGCAAGGAGCGTCTTCCTCATCACTTTTGTCAGAGCTTGCCCGAACAGCACCCATTGCAATCTCATGAGTACAATGATTCTGGTGGTCTTAATTCAACACCAAAAGTCTCCAGTGCTAGTGCTGCAAAGATTGAGACACCATCAATTGTAGCTTCTTCACGTTCAAGTTCGTCAAGGGAAGTTGATCACTCTGGAGAGCTTTTAGCTAGCAATTCTAGTGATTTAGAGACTGAGTGGGTTGAACAAGATGTGCCTGGAGTCTACATTACCATCAGAATACTTCCAAATGGTGCTCGAGAGCTTAAAAGAGTGCGGTTCAG CCgagaaatatttggtgaatCGCAAGCAAGATTGTGGTGGGAAGAGAACAGATTGAGGATTCAACAGCAATACTTGTGA
- the LOC121742371 gene encoding protein Brevis radix-like 2 isoform X1, which produces MLTCIACSKQPNAARSLSELPQDDRTPTSKQAIRNLTAQIKEMAVKASGAYRNCKPCAGSSGHSKGPNYLDSDAGSVSERFYGSYRRAGSSESTPRPWGKEMDAKLKALSSGYTTPASVSSISEAFVLMEEDEPKEWVAQVEPGVLITFVSLPQCGNDIKRIRFSREIFNKWQAQRWWSENQDKVIELYNVQKFSRHAVPAPTPPRSEDEISKVESMDDTPETPRPSKERLPHHFCQSLPEQHPLQSHEYNDSGGLNSTPKVSSASAAKIETPSIVASSRSSSSREVDHSGELLASNSSDLETEWVEQDVPGVYITIRILPNGARELKRVRFSREIFGESQARLWWEENRLRIQQQYL; this is translated from the exons ATGTTGACGTGCATAGCTTGCTCGAAGCAGCCCAACGCCGCCAGATCTCTCTCGGAGCTGCCTCAGGACGACCGAACTCCTACCTCCAAGCAGGCCATCAGAAACCTCACTGCACAA ATCAAGGAAATGGCTGTCAAGGCATCAGGTGCATACAGGAACTGCAAGCCCTGTGCAGGTTCATCAGGGCACAGCAAGGGCCCGAATTACTTGGACTCGGATGCAGGCTCAGTGTCAGAGAGGTTCTATGGCTCATACAGAAGAGCTGGCAGTTCAGAGTCCACCCCACGGCCTTGGGGAAAAGAAATGGATGCCAAGTTGAAGGCCCTCTCGAGTGGCTATACCACACCAGCTTCAGTTAGCAGTATAAGCGAGGCGTTTGTTCTTATGGAGGAAGATGAGCCAAAAGAATGGGTTGCACAGGTTGAGCCTGGGGTGCTGATTACATTTGTTTCACTGCCACAGTGTGGAAATGATATTAAGAGGATCAGATTCAG CCGAGAGATATTTAACAAGTGGCAAGCACAGCGCTGGTGGTCGGAGAACCAGGATAAAGTAATAGAATTATACAACGTCCAAAAGTTCAGTCGTCATGCAGTACCAGCACCAACTCCTCCTCGGTCAGAAGATGAG ATTTCAAAAGTTGAATCCATGGATGATACCCCTGAGACACCTCGACCGAGCAAGGAGCGTCTTCCTCATCACTTTTGTCAGAGCTTGCCCGAACAGCACCCATTGCAATCTCATGAGTACAATGATTCTGGTGGTCTTAATTCAACACCAAAAGTCTCCAGTGCTAGTGCTGCAAAGATTGAGACACCATCAATTGTAGCTTCTTCACGTTCAAGTTCGTCAAGGGAAGTTGATCACTCTGGAGAGCTTTTAGCTAGCAATTCTAGTGATTTAGAGACTGAGTGGGTTGAACAAGATGTGCCTGGAGTCTACATTACCATCAGAATACTTCCAAATGGTGCTCGAGAGCTTAAAAGAGTGCGGTTCAG CCgagaaatatttggtgaatCGCAAGCAAGATTGTGGTGGGAAGAGAACAGATTGAGGATTCAACAGCAATACTTGTGA